A single Oryza brachyantha chromosome 8, ObraRS2, whole genome shotgun sequence DNA region contains:
- the LOC102702678 gene encoding protein CHUP1, chloroplastic-like, whose protein sequence is MKEDIMFDNQTKPCKSRVDSKSNVNVLKPKFGSSWGSQIVKGFTADKKTKKTAAAGSKKPPLASVENVVNTNNQQIPYHSRVKRSLMGDFPCSPAGAQVHPHVFDCHGIRSPASHDLFLELDHLREQLRESKERELVSQSELRQCRENPRVSELEKQLDSRKNEIDRLVRLKTSLEAEKTSLSEQLSALSSMVEQHEENARLDGHGNRVSSMDGGNASSSENLEFEVVELRRLNKELQFQKRNLAIKLASAESKLAGIEKDAESEIVAKVQAEASLLRHTNANLSKQVEGLQMSRLTEVEELAYLRWINSCLRHELSNSDQAARAMTDGDFSDGMVCHVDDCDGDERLAENSSDHKKFSIAERIKQWSQNDKNCEASKKEALLDRAWIEAAECRSPTRRHSLGGPKGCAQEFSIVKRRQSDTFICLPEATDESLSCTKDETIREKRELLVEKYDFGRSESARFLLGKSEICKTQSMDIEKRALRIPNPPPRPSVSAPHSGPSNGSAANPPKPPPPPPPPKFSTRNAGVMKRAPQVAELYHSLMRRDSKKDASGSGICEAANSANVRSSMIGEIENRSSHLQAIKADVETQGEFVKSLIKEVTNAAYKDIEDVVAFVKWLDDELGFLVDERAVLKHFDWPERKADTLREAAFGYQDLKKLESEVSNYKDDPRLPCDIALKKMVTISEKTERSVYNLLRTRDATMRQCKEFNIPTDWMLDNNLIGKIKFSSVKLAKMYMKRVAMELQYMGPLNKDPALEYMLLQAVRFAFRMHQFAGGFDPETMDAFEELRNLVHVRNSTQ, encoded by the exons ATGAAGGAGGATATTATGTTTGACAACCAAACAAAGCCATGCAAATCGAGGGTTGACTCCAAAAGCAATGTAAATGTcctaaaaccaaaatttggatCCTCCTGGGGTTCCCAGATTGTCAAAGGGTTCACAGCTGACAAAAAGACCAAAAAGACAGCAGCTGCAGGAAGCAAGAAGCCACCTCTTGCAAGTGTGGAAAATGTTGTTAACACGAACAACCAACAGATTCCATATCATTCTAGGGTTAAGAGATCTCTTATGGGAGATTTCCCTTGTTCACCTGCTGGTGCCCAGGTTCACCCCCATGTCTTTGATTGCCATGGCATCAGGTCCCCAGCTTCGCATGATCTTTTTCTTGAATTGGATCATCTCAGGGAACAACTACGTGAGTCGAAGGAAAGGGAGCTAGTATCACAGTCAGAGCTGCGGCAATGCAGAGAAAATCCAAGAGTTTCAGAACTTGAAAAGCAGCTTGATTCAAGAAAGAATGAAATTGACAGGCTCGTGCGTCTTAAAACTTCATTAGAAGCTGAGAAAACAAGCCTGTCTGAACAACTATCAGCTCTATCTTCTATGGTAGAGCAGCACGAAGAAAATGCAAGGTTGGATGGGCATGGCAATCGGGTTTCTAGTATGGATGGGGGCAATGCGTCTTCTTCAGAAAATTTGGagtttgaagttgttgagctgCGACGTTTAAACAAAGAGCTTCAGTTTCAGAAACGAAACCTCGCAATTAAACTCGCCTCAGCAGAGTCCAAATTGGCTGGCATTGAAAAGGACGCCGAG AGCGAGATAGTTGCAAAGGTTCAAGCTGAGGCTTCATTGCTGCGACACACAAACGCAAACTTGAGCAAGCAGGTTGAGGGCCTGCAAATGAGCCGACTAACTGAAGTTGAAGAGCTTGCTTATCTTCGGTGGATCAATTCTTGTCTACGTCATGAGCTCAGTAACTCAGATCAAGCAGCAAGAGCAATGACAGATGGAGATTTTAGTGATGGTATGGTTTGTCATGTTGATGATTGTGATGGTGATGAAAGGCTTGCTGAGAACAGCTCTGATCATAAGAAATTCAGCATTGCTGAGCGTATCAAGCAATGGTCTCAGAATGATAAGAATTGCGAAGCATCTAAAAAGGAGGCCCTTCTTGACAGAGCATGGATTGAAGCTGCAGAATGCAGAAGCCCGACACGCAGGCACTCACTAGGTGGACCAAAAGGATGTGCTCAGGAGTTTAGCATTGTGAAGAGGCGGCAATCTGATACCTTTATCTGCCTTCCTGAAGCGACAGATGAGTCACTCTCCTGTACCAAGGATGAGACAATCAGAGAGAAGCGTGAACTTCTTGTGGAGAAGTATGATTTTGGTCGATCTGAAAGTGCAAGATTTCTTCTTGGCAAGTCAGAAATATGCAAGACTCAAAGTATGGATATCGAAAAGCGTGCCTTGCGTATTCCAAACCCTCCACCTAGACCTTCAGTTTCTGCGCCACATTCTGGTCCATCAAATGGATCAGCTGCGAATCCaccgaagccgccgccgccgccgcctcctccaaaGTTTTCCACAAGAAATGCTGGGGTCATGAAGAGGGCACCACAAGTTGCAGAACTTTACCATTCACTTATGAGGAGGGACTCAAAAAAGGATGCTTCTGGGAGTGGAATCTGTGAAGCTGCTAACTCTGCAAATGTGCGGAGTAGCATGATAGGTGAAATTGAGAACCGTTCTTCGCACTTGCAGGCT ATCAAGGCAGATGTTGAGACTCAAGGTGAATTTGTGAAATCGCTGATCAAGGAGGTAACAAATGCAGCTTACAAAGATATAGAAGATGTGGTGGCGTTTGTGAAGTGGCTTGATGATGAGCTTGGTTTCCTG GTGGATGAGAGAGCAGTGCTGAAGCATTTTGATTGGCCAGAAAGGAAGGCGGACACTCTTCGAGAGGCAGCTTTTGGCTACCAAGACCTGAAAAAATTGGAATCTGAAGTTTCAAACTATAAAGACGATCCACGCCTTCCATGTGACATTGCACTGAAGAAAATGGTTACAATATCAGAAAA GACGGAGCGGAGTGTCTACAATCTACTGAGGACAAGGGATGCTACGATGAGGCAGTGTAAAGAGTTTAATATTCCTACTGACTGGATGCTCGACAACAATCTTATTGGCAAG ataaaattttcttcagtTAAATTAGCAAAGATGTATATGAAAAGAGTTGCAATGGAACTTCAATACATGGGACCTCTGAACAAAGATCCAGCTTTGGAGTATATGCTACTTCAGGCTGTGAGATTTGCCTTCAGAATGCATCAG TTTGCTGGAGGATTCGATCCAGAGACCATGGATGCATTTGAAGAGCTGAGGAATCTTGTGCATGTCAGAAATAGCACCCAGTAG